The Cloacibacterium caeni region CTTCTCAAGCATTAATTACAGGTTCATTTACTATTTTTTCAGAAGCGATGTCTCTTAACTTTTGGCCATTCCAACAGATTCAATATCCTTCTGGTTTAAAAGGTCAAATGTATATTCCAAGAATCAATTGGGGTTTACTTATTTTCTGTCTAATTGTAGTATTCTATTTCAAAGAATCTGTACATATGGAAGCAGCGTATGGTTTATCTATTACGGTAACCATGATGATGACTACCATCTTATTGATTGCATGGTTGTGGAGAAATAGAGTGAATAAAATTTTTATAGCAATTTTTGCCTTGGTTTATTTGTCTATTGAAATAGGTTTTTTCAGTGCTAACATCATTAAATTCTTCGAAGGTGGTTGGATTACCGTTTTCTTAGCAGGTTTCGTGGCAGTTTGTATGTATGCTTGGTATAATGGTAGAATGATTAAGCAGAATTTCATCAAGTTTGTAAAACTGAAAGATTATGTTTCTACCATCAAGGACATTAAACTAGATGAGTCTATTCCGAAATATGCGACCAATCTTGCTTTCTTAAGCCGTGCGAAGAAAGAAGATGAGGTAGAATCTAAAATTATTTATTCTATCATGCGCTCACAGCCGAAAAGAGCAGACCATTATTTTATTTTAAATATCATCAATCAAGAAGATCCTTTCACCTATAAATATTCAATTGATGAGGTAATGCCAGGAACGGTGTATAAAGTGAATTTCCTTTTAGGATTCAAAATTGATAGAAAAATCAATGATTATTTCAATCAGGTGTTATTTGATATGATGAAAGAAGGTATTATTCCTGATAGAAGTAGCCACCCATCTCTTAGAAATCATAATATTCCGCCAGATTTAAAATATGTGATTATTGATAACGTTTATATTAATGACTTTTTATTGACGGTAAAAGAAAAAATCACCTTGAATATCTATAATTTCGTGAAATATATCGGTAGTAGTGATTTCAAAGCGTATGGTTTAGCACCGCATAATGTTTTGGTAGAATCTGTACCACTAATCAATAACCCGA contains the following coding sequences:
- a CDS encoding KUP/HAK/KT family potassium transporter; its protein translation is MSDVLAGGHHFDTKKLTFIGVLVSLGIVFGDIGTSPLYVMSAIIKSGKEAKMISEEYIEGALSCIIWTLTLQTTIKYVLISLRADNKGEGGILALFSLVKKMKTKWLYLVAIVGASALIADGVITPSLTVMASIEGLKQIKGLDLGINSILAMTSVILVVIFVVQQFGTSFIGKFFGPVMVIWFLFLGGFGVVNLMEHPEVLKSFNPYYAYKLIVTSPSAILILGAVFLCTTGAEALYSDLGHCGYKNIRVSWVFVKIMLILNYLGQGAWLLNNYGMVFTGTNPFFGMLPHYLIIPAVILATAAAIIASQALITGSFTIFSEAMSLNFWPFQQIQYPSGLKGQMYIPRINWGLLIFCLIVVFYFKESVHMEAAYGLSITVTMMMTTILLIAWLWRNRVNKIFIAIFALVYLSIEIGFFSANIIKFFEGGWITVFLAGFVAVCMYAWYNGRMIKQNFIKFVKLKDYVSTIKDIKLDESIPKYATNLAFLSRAKKEDEVESKIIYSIMRSQPKRADHYFILNIINQEDPFTYKYSIDEVMPGTVYKVNFLLGFKIDRKINDYFNQVLFDMMKEGIIPDRSSHPSLRNHNIPPDLKYVIIDNVYINDFLLTVKEKITLNIYNFVKYIGSSDFKAYGLAPHNVLVESVPLINNPIREKKIILEEFKRYDS